TGCTGTCTTCTCGTCCCCGGCCAGAAATGCGACCGCTGCTGGCTCCGTCAAGGAGCATGCCACAGCCTGCAAACGGCGCGCAGATGCGGTGGCATAAATTTACCTCTCCCCTTTGAGGGAGAGGTCAAAACAAGGAACTGTAAATGACTACCACCCCCACCAAAGCCTTCACCACCGACCCGGTTCTGGTCGACGTGCCCATGCCCATTATCACTCCGCGGCTGATCATTCGCCCCGTGCAAGCGGGGGATGGAAAAACCATTGCCGAAGCCTCGGCCGAAACCCTGGATCAACTGTATCTGTGGATGGACTGGGCCCGGAACCGGGAAGATGCAGGCAATCCTGAACTGAAAGAAATCTATGCACGAAAGGCCTGGTCCCGCTTCCAGAACCGCGAAGATCTGAGCATGATCGGGATTGAACGGACAACAGGAACACCCGTTGTCTTCACCGGCCTTCACGGCGCCGACTGGCGCATCCGGCGGTTCGAGATCGGCTACTGGATCCGCAAGAGCGCTCAGGGCAAAGGCTATGCGACCGAGGCCGCCAATGCCCTGCTGCGTTATGCGTTCGGCGCGCTGTCGGCCCGTGTGGTGACCATCGGCCACGCGGAGGGCAACGAGGCCAGCCGCGCCATCATCGAAAAACTGGGCTTCACCCACGCCATCCGCCAGCCCTGGAACTGCGAGATGCCCGACGGCACCCTGGTGGACGGCCACGGATACTACCGCACCCACACCGAGGGCCTCCCCCCGCTGGACGTGACGTGGGGGAAGGAGCCATAAATGACCCACACCATCCGCGCTGCCCTTCCTTCTGATTTTACCCGGCTGGTCGAATTCCTGGCTCTGATTGACGCTGAAACCAGCCGGCCGCTGGGCAGAAAATTTATTGAAACATGGTTGTCCAATTCATGCCGCTGTCCCCGGTTTCTGGTTGCTGTGGAGAATGAGAAAATCATCGGAGCCTCCGCCTGGTCAGAAGAGCTTTTTACTCTGGAGGTCTGGGGCATCAGCTGGGTTGCTGTTCACCCTGACCGGCGCAACAAGGGAATTGGCCAGGCGCTGGTCCAGGCTTGCCTCGATGAAATTTCCCGCGCAGCCGGAAAAACAGTCACCGTCATTCTGGCCGCCTATCCGGACAAGGCGAAACTCTACGAACGCCTTGGCTTTCAGAAAAGCGGCCAGAGTCACGTCGGCGGCTGGTTCATGACAAAAATATTAAAGACTGCCAAATGACACGCTTCCAGCCTCCGTTTTTCTGCACCGCCTGGAAAACGGATATAGTTTCGCAGATCTGGTCTAGAATTCAGGCTTGTAAAATAAACAGATGAGAAAATTATGCCCGCCATAAGTGATGCCTATATAACTATCAATGCATTGGCAAAAATATGCATGACCTGTCTGGATGCTGTTATTTTACGTCGAGATTTCCTGAGTCCGGCCGGCCAGAAGTGGTTTGATGCAGACGATCTCTCCCCTTTTCCGGATAACAAAAGCGATGCTGTATTAAAATTTCTGGGGCAGGAGGCAGAAAGACTGAAAAAAGCTTTTGCAGCAAGAGAAGCAATGCTTGGATCTGCTACGATAAAAAACGGAAACTTGGTTTTTTCATGCAAATCTCCCGGCGAGTCAGATGAAGACTGCTATTGGCGCCGTCTGGCAACTACATTGGGAAGAACCATCACAGAAACCAGACAACTGGTTAATGGCGCTGTACGTTCGGGACAAAGTTATGAAGCGCCTCCGAAAATAGCTTCCTTCGAGCTCTTTCCTCTATGGTAAAACCCGTATCGAAGACCTCCTCTCGCTGGATGTCAGGTGGGGAAGGAGTAACACATAATTTGCATCTCTACTTGCCTGTCCGCCGAAATCCTGACAAAGGCAGAAGGGAGAGGTAAAATAAAGGACGCCACAATGACCCGCCTTCTCCTCGCCTCGAACTTGCGGGATTTTACGCCAAAGCTGGACCGGGTGTTTGACCGGCCACTGGCGGAGATGGCCGTGGTGTGCATTCCCACCGCAGCGGCGGGGGAGGACAACATCGACCGCTGGTTGATCCCGGAAAAGGCGGCCCTGCGTGACCGGGTGAAAAGCTTCACCGAATTCGACCTGCAGGGCAAAACGCCGGAGCAGGTCCGCCACGCCTTGGCCCACGCCAATATTATCTGCTTGACCGGCGGCAACACGTACTTCCTGCTGGAACATGTTCAAAAGAGTGGCTTTGCACAGGCCCTGAAGCCCTGCCTGGACCACGGCGCGTGGTACGTGGGCGCCAGCGCGGGCACTGTGCTCGCCTGCCCGGATATCGACTATATCCGTGCCATGGACAAACCGGACCGGGCCCAGCTGACAGACTTTACAGNNNNNNNNNNCTGGTCATGCCCCACGCAAACTGCCCGAACTACGGCCCCATCGCCCAAAAAATCATGGCCGGCCTGAAACACCAGCCCCGCCGCGTCATCCCCCTGAACGACAACCAGGCGCTGGTGGTGCGGGGCGGCAGCATGGATATCCTGTAACAATGTCCATGATCCAGGTGACACGCCGCATCGCCATCCACGAAGATGAGCTGGAGGAAACCTTCATCACAGCCTCAGGCCCCGGTGGCCAGAACGTCAACAAGGTGGCCACAGCCGTCCAGCTGCGCTTTGACGTGGCCCGTTCTCCCTCCCTGCCGGACGATGTGCGCCAGCGTCTGACAGCCCTGGCCGGAAACCAGCTGACGAAAGACGGTGTGTTGGTCATCCTGGCCCGTCAGTATCGCAGCCAGGTCCAGAACCGGGAGGACGCCCGCGCCCGTCTTGTGGACATGATCAGGCAGGCCGCCGTGCCCCCTGTCCGCCGCCGCGCCACGCGCCCTACCCGGGCCAGCAAACAGCGCCGGCGGGAAGCCAAAAGCGCCCGCGCCGCCGTCAAGCGCACCCGCGGCCGGTTTTCGGGGGAGTAAGCCCCTTTACCCCCTCTCCCTGCGGGAGAGGGCCGGGGTGAGGGTTCCCTTCGCACAAAAAAGAAACTAGAGTCCGCCCATGTTTGGTATTTTCGGAAAAAAAGCGGCGCCAGCCCAGGAAACTGCTCCTGAACAAAAACAGGATCAGCCAGAATCATGGCTGTCCCGCCTGCGGCAGGGGCTGGGGCGCTCATCCTCCCGTATGACGGAAGGCATCGCCGGCATTTTCACAAAGCGGCGGCTGGACGACCAGGTCCTGCAGGATCTGGAGGACCTGCTGGTCATGGCCGATCTGGGACCCGCTACAGCCGCCGGCCTGGTGGAAGACCTGCGCCGGGAGCGTTTCGGGAAAGATATCGCACCAGAAGAAGTCAGGGCTTTTCTGGCTGAAAGAATTGCCGCCATCCTGGCCTCTGTGGCCCGGCCCCTGAAGCCCGATCCCGCCCATAAACCCCATGTGATCCTGGTGGTGGGCGTCAACGGCGCGGGCAAGACCACCACCATCGGCAAGCTGGCGGCCCAGTACAGGACGCAGGGGAAAAAGGTCATGATTGCTGCCGGGGACACCTTCCGCGCTGCCGCCGTGGACCAGCTGAAAGTCTGGGGCCAGCGGGCCGGTGTACCTGTCATTGCAAAGGAAACCGGCGCCGATGCGACGGGACTGGCTTTCGAGGCGCTGGAGCAGGCCCGGAAGGAGCAGGCCGATATCCTGCTGGTGGACACCGCCGGCCGCCTGCAGAACCGGGCGGGCCTGATGGCCGAATTGCAGAAGGTTGTGCGGGTACTGCAGAAACAGGATCCGCAGGCCCCCCACTCCACGGTGCTGGTGCTGGATGCCACCACGGGCCAGAACGCCCTGTCACAGGTGAAAGTATTCCGCGAGATGGTGGCCGTCAACGGCCTGGTCCTGACAAAACTGGACGGATCGGCCCGGGGTGGTATTGTGGTCGCCATCGCCCGGGAGCATAACCTGCCTGTTCATGCCGTGGGCGTGGGCGAAGGCATTGATGACCTTCATCCCTTTGACCCGCAGGATTTTGCCCGCCTGCTGGTGGGCCTGTAACAAGGGTTCAGACTCAATCATTCTTCCCATCCTGCGCGTAGCGGCGCGCCTTGCCCGGCCAGGAAAAGACCGCCGCCTGTGGCAGTCCCCACAGGCAAGGGCTTTGACGCAGACGGAAAGACGTGTCGCCGCGCCCGAAGGGTTGCACGGAAAGAGGGCATCTGCTGTGTCATCAGGCTCGCCGGAAGGATCCACTTCCGGCTGCGCCTGCTTCCTTGCATTTACCGCTTTTCCGTGGCAACAGGATGGGGAGAATGATTGAGGCTGAACCTTGGGAGCAAAACCATGGCTCTGCGTGAGCGCCTGAACGAAGCCCTGAAAGACAGCATGCTGAAAAAGGACATGCGGGCTGTCTCCACCATCCGCATGGCACTGGCTGCCGTCAAGGACGCGGACATCGCGAACCGGACCAGCGAAAGCAGGGAAGGCATCAACGATGCCGGCGTTATGGGCGTCCTGCAGGGCATGATCAAGAAACGCCGGGACTCCATCGCCCTGTATGAACAGGGCGGGCGCAAGGATCTGGCAGAGCAGGAAGCCGGCGAGATTGCCGTCCTGGAAAAATTCCTGCCACAACAGATGGACCAGGAAGGCATGAAAAAGGCTATCCAGGCGCTGATTGCCGAAACCGGCACCTCCGGAATCAAGGATATGGGCCGCGTGATGGCCGAGCTGAAAACCCGCCATGCCGGCCAGATGGACTTCGGCCAGGCCAGCGGAATGGTCAAAACCCTGCTGTCCGGCCAGGGCTGAAGGACATAGCCGATTTCATGACTTGATCCGGAAACGCAGGTATGCTGCTCTGACAGCCGGATCTTCCACCTGCAGGAGGCAATATCATGAAAAAAGACATTCTTCTTCTGGCACTGGCACTGGTTCTGGTTCCCTCGCTGGCCACAGCCCAGGGAAAAAAACCCTCCCGGGCAGAAACCCTCCGGCAGCTGGAGGAAAAGGAACAGGTGAAAACCATCTTCCTGAACCAGTTTGGCGGCCTGGGATTTTCGGGAATTACCTTTTTCGAGAAACAGGGCGACCGCTATCGCGCCGTTATCACAACGCCCATGCGCAATACCGCCATGGTCGAGATTGATCCCCTGACCGGCAACATCCTGACCATGGGGCCGGTGACAGGCCAGACAGCCAGGTCTTCTTCCGGGCTGGCCAACAGCGGCCCGGCCGGTGAGGCCGCCGCCGCGGGCGAATCCCCCTGGCCCCGGGTCCAGTGGCAGAATGAATACGCCGTGACGCCGCAGCCCGTGCCGCAACAGCCTGTCACCCGCGTCATGACCCAGCCCTGGGGCCAGACATCGGGCTGGGACGGGGGAACCGGCTGCACGGCTGGCTGGAGAGATCTGAACAACAGGATCAATGGCCTCGACCAGGGCCGCAGGCTGGAGGCCCGCCAGCAGATGCTGCGGGTCTGGGACCTGAACGCCTCGGGCCAGACACCGGAATGCATCGCCGCGCGCCAGAGCCTGGACAGCCTGGTTCGCTGATCCGTTCACAGCTTCCGGAGGGCGCCTGATGGCCTCCTCCGGAAAAAGCCCGTTGACCCGTAGGCCCAACGGCTATAAGAAGCTGTTTCGAAAGCTGCCTTCCCGCAGTATGACCTCGTAGCTCAGCCGGTAGAGCATCTGACTTTTAATCAGAGGGTCTCGGGTTCAAATCCCGACGAGGTCACCATTTTCCTGCTTTCATTTCAAACTTTAGCGTTCTGGCCGGCTTCGTCCCGGCCCAGGAACTGCTGCACCACCAGCGGAAGGTGCTTTTCCAGCCACCGGGCCATTTCCTCTTCTTCCTTCAGGATCTCGCCGCAGATGCGGGCAATTTCCTCCTCACCGGCCTTCTGGGCCGCGGCGATAAGAACCTTGTAGTTCCCGATCTCATAATGTTCGAACACATATCCGGCCACGCTGCCCTTGACGATTTCGTCGGACACAAAAAGGCCGCTCATGGCCTGGGCGAATCCCACCATCTTTCCCATGGTGGTCTTGAAGACCGAGGTATCCTCACCCAGGCGCTTCAGGCAC
The nucleotide sequence above comes from Pseudomonadota bacterium. Encoded proteins:
- a CDS encoding GNAT family N-acetyltransferase, whose protein sequence is MTTTPTKAFTTDPVLVDVPMPIITPRLIIRPVQAGDGKTIAEASAETLDQLYLWMDWARNREDAGNPELKEIYARKAWSRFQNREDLSMIGIERTTGTPVVFTGLHGADWRIRRFEIGYWIRKSAQGKGYATEAANALLRYAFGALSARVVTIGHAEGNEASRAIIEKLGFTHAIRQPWNCEMPDGTLVDGHGYYRTHTEGLPPLDVTWGKEP
- a CDS encoding GNAT family N-acetyltransferase → MTHTIRAALPSDFTRLVEFLALIDAETSRPLGRKFIETWLSNSCRCPRFLVAVENEKIIGASAWSEELFTLEVWGISWVAVHPDRRNKGIGQALVQACLDEISRAAGKTVTVILAAYPDKAKLYERLGFQKSGQSHVGGWFMTKILKTAK
- a CDS encoding Type 1 glutamine amidotransferase-like domain-containing protein; translated protein: MTRLLLASNLRDFTPKLDRVFDRPLAEMAVVCIPTAAAGEDNIDRWLIPEKAALRDRVKSFTEFDLQGKTPEQVRHALAHANIICLTGGNTYFLLEHVQKSGFAQALKPCLDHGAWYVGASAGTVLACPDIDYIRAMDKPDRAQLTDFT
- the arfB gene encoding aminoacyl-tRNA hydrolase, whose product is MIQVTRRIAIHEDELEETFITASGPGGQNVNKVATAVQLRFDVARSPSLPDDVRQRLTALAGNQLTKDGVLVILARQYRSQVQNREDARARLVDMIRQAAVPPVRRRATRPTRASKQRRREAKSARAAVKRTRGRFSGE
- the ftsY gene encoding signal recognition particle-docking protein FtsY; its protein translation is MFGIFGKKAAPAQETAPEQKQDQPESWLSRLRQGLGRSSSRMTEGIAGIFTKRRLDDQVLQDLEDLLVMADLGPATAAGLVEDLRRERFGKDIAPEEVRAFLAERIAAILASVARPLKPDPAHKPHVILVVGVNGAGKTTTIGKLAAQYRTQGKKVMIAAGDTFRAAAVDQLKVWGQRAGVPVIAKETGADATGLAFEALEQARKEQADILLVDTAGRLQNRAGLMAELQKVVRVLQKQDPQAPHSTVLVLDATTGQNALSQVKVFREMVAVNGLVLTKLDGSARGGIVVAIAREHNLPVHAVGVGEGIDDLHPFDPQDFARLLVGL
- a CDS encoding GatB/YqeY domain-containing protein, whose product is MALRERLNEALKDSMLKKDMRAVSTIRMALAAVKDADIANRTSESREGINDAGVMGVLQGMIKKRRDSIALYEQGGRKDLAEQEAGEIAVLEKFLPQQMDQEGMKKAIQALIAETGTSGIKDMGRVMAELKTRHAGQMDFGQASGMVKTLLSGQG
- a CDS encoding ferritin-like domain-containing protein, with the translated sequence MTTARQNLVHWLRDAYAMEHQAIEMMERQADRIKNYPELKERISRHVQETKNQAERLEQCLKRLGEDTSVFKTTMGKMVGFAQAMSGLFVSDEIVKGSVAGYVFEHYEIGNYKVLIAAAQKAGEEEIARICGEILKEEEEMARWLEKHLPLVVQQFLGRDEAGQNAKV